The following are encoded together in the Arvicanthis niloticus isolate mArvNil1 chromosome 9, mArvNil1.pat.X, whole genome shotgun sequence genome:
- the Pianp gene encoding PILR alpha-associated neural protein, giving the protein MWPAQLLSQLLPLWPLLLLPLSPPAQGSSHRSPPAPARPPCVRGGPSAPRHVCVWERAPPPSRSPRVPRSRRQVLPGTAPPATPSGFEEGPPSSQYPWAIVWGPTVSREDGGDPNSVNPGFLPLDYGFAAPHGLATPHPNSDSMRDDGDGLILGETPATLRPFLFGGRGEGVDPQLYVTITISIIIVLVATGIIFKFCWDRSQKRRRPSGQQGALRQEESQQPLTDLSPAGVTVLGAFGDSPTPTPDHEEPRGGPRPGMPQPKGAPAFQLNRIPLVNL; this is encoded by the exons ATGTG gCCTGCTCAACTGCTGTCCCAACTCCTCCCTCTCTGGCCACTGCTGTTGCTACCCCTATCACCGCCTGCTCAGGGCTCCTCCCATCGATCCCCACCAGCCCCAGCCCGTCCCCCCTGCGTCCGGGGTGGGCCTTCAGCCCCTCGACACGTGTGTGTTTGGGAGCGGGCGCCTCCGCCAAGCCGATCCCCACGGGTCCCAAGATCACGTCGGCAAGTTCTGCCAGGCACTGCTCCTCCTGCTACCCCGTCAGGATTTGAGGAGGGGCCTCCCTCATCTCAGTACCCTTGGGCTATAGTGTGGGGTCCCACAGTATCTCGGGAGGATGGAGGGGACCCCAACTCTGTCAATCCTGGATTTCTGCCCCTGGACTATGGTTTTGCAGCCCCACATGGGCTGGCTACTCCGCACCCCAACTCAGACTCCATGCGGGATGATGGAGACGGGCTCATCCTTGGGGAAACACCTGCTACCTTGAGGCCCTTCCTGTTTGGTGGGCGTGGAGAAG GTGTGGACCCTCAGCTCTACGTTACCATCACCATATCCATCATCATTGTTCTCGTGGCCACTGGCATCATCTTCAAGTTCTG CTGGGACCGTAGCCAGAAGCGTCGCAGGCCCTCAGGGCAGCAAGGtgccctgaggcaggaggagagccAGCAACCACTGACGGACCTGTCTCCTGCTGGAGTCACTGTGCTGGGGGCTTTTGGGGACTCGCCTACCCCCACCCCTGACCATGAGGAACCCCGAGGGGGACCCCGGCCTGGGATGCCCCAGCCTAAGGGGGCTCCAGCCTTCCAGTTGAACCG gaTTCCCCTGGTGAATCTGTGA